One Tolypothrix bouteillei VB521301 DNA window includes the following coding sequences:
- a CDS encoding ChuX/HutX family heme-like substrate-binding protein yields the protein MTATLKEFLEACETLGTLRLIVTSSAAVLEARGKIEKLFYAELPKGKYANMHTEGFEFHLNMDKITQVKFETGEAKRGNFTTYAIRFLDEKQEPALSVFLQWGKPGEYEPGQVEAWQSLREKYGEVWEPAPSEI from the coding sequence ATGACAGCTACGTTAAAGGAATTTTTAGAAGCTTGTGAGACTTTGGGTACATTACGTCTTATTGTCACAAGTAGTGCGGCTGTCTTAGAAGCGCGGGGCAAGATAGAAAAGCTGTTTTATGCAGAATTACCTAAAGGGAAATATGCGAATATGCATACCGAAGGTTTTGAATTTCACTTGAATATGGATAAAATTACTCAAGTAAAATTTGAAACAGGAGAGGCAAAAAGAGGTAACTTTACGACTTATGCCATCCGCTTTCTTGATGAAAAACAGGAACCAGCTTTAAGTGTCTTTTTGCAGTGGGGGAAACCAGGAGAATATGAACCCGGTCAAGTAGAGGCTTGGCAGAGTCTGCGCGAAAAGTACGGCGAAGTGTGGGAACCTGCACCATCTGAGATTTAA
- a CDS encoding nucleotidyl transferase AbiEii/AbiGii toxin family protein — MTFRFDHHNKILEILKSLDCEILKKGSAYFGGGTLLALDFEEYRWSKDVDFIASVSTEGYKYLRTIVFDGGHEALFRDLSKIQIGRGTTDQYGIRMTVIVGEFLIKTEIIAESRFRLDPPRYPKWSPVPCLSLNDCFTSKLLANSDRYMDDGVESRDLIDLAVLRLQCPIPQPSIDKAEEAYEVIRPLKKAIERFQQRPDYRHKCFENLQIDESQIPKIIDGVDLLSMDLGLSETQRIFREQHDIFTDLEN; from the coding sequence ATGACCTTTAGATTCGACCATCATAATAAAATTCTTGAAATTCTTAAATCTTTAGATTGTGAAATACTTAAGAAGGGTTCTGCTTACTTTGGTGGCGGAACCCTTCTGGCTCTTGATTTTGAAGAATACCGATGGAGTAAGGATGTTGATTTTATTGCTTCTGTTAGTACAGAAGGATATAAATATTTACGTACAATAGTATTTGATGGTGGACATGAAGCATTATTTCGTGATTTAAGTAAAATCCAAATTGGGCGCGGTACAACAGATCAGTATGGGATACGCATGACAGTTATTGTAGGCGAATTCTTGATTAAGACAGAAATTATTGCTGAAAGTCGTTTTCGACTCGATCCTCCGAGATACCCCAAATGGTCACCTGTTCCGTGCTTAAGTTTAAATGATTGTTTTACCTCTAAACTATTGGCAAATTCTGACCGATATATGGATGATGGTGTAGAATCCAGAGATTTAATCGATTTAGCGGTTCTCAGGTTACAATGTCCAATACCTCAACCATCAATTGATAAAGCAGAAGAGGCTTACGAAGTCATAAGACCTTTAAAAAAAGCGATCGAACGCTTTCAGCAAAGACCAGATTACAGACACAAGTGTTTTGAGAATCTACAAATTGATGAATCTCAGATACCTAAAATTATTGATGGTGTTGATTTGCTTTCTATGGATTTAGGTTTATCCGAGACTCAAAGGATTTTTCGAGAACAGCATGATATCTTTACTGATTTAGAAAATTGA
- a CDS encoding peptidoglycan-binding domain-containing protein: MQASTYINRPILKRGSTGSQVEELQELLKKRVPLLDCIDYLDVNGIFCKTTEVAVKVFQFRVFLEDDGIVGLKTWQALYLGERLNLPLLRYGSRSRDVAQLQNVLKFTPIVQDYMGFNGYYFGAIDGEFGLKTEQAVKVFQEEKELLVDGVIGTKTWKSLMNLASIISHIHL; this comes from the coding sequence ATGCAAGCTTCAACTTATATTAACAGACCTATCTTAAAACGAGGTTCTACTGGTTCACAAGTAGAAGAATTACAAGAACTGCTGAAAAAAAGAGTTCCTCTTCTTGATTGTATCGATTACTTAGATGTTAACGGTATATTTTGTAAAACTACTGAAGTAGCTGTTAAAGTTTTTCAGTTTCGCGTTTTTCTGGAAGACGATGGTATTGTCGGTCTAAAAACCTGGCAAGCCCTTTACCTGGGCGAACGCTTAAACTTACCACTATTGCGTTACGGTAGCCGTAGCAGAGATGTTGCTCAGCTTCAAAATGTTCTTAAATTTACTCCCATCGTTCAAGATTACATGGGTTTTAACGGTTATTACTTTGGAGCTATCGATGGCGAATTTGGTTTAAAAACCGAACAAGCTGTAAAAGTATTCCAAGAAGAAAAAGAATTGTTGGTAGATGGGGTGATTGGCACTAAGACTTGGAAAAGTTTGATGAATTTAGCAAGTATTATTAGCCACATTCATTTGTAA
- a CDS encoding filamentous hemagglutinin N-terminal domain-containing protein — translation MNMKNWWQLYGVGLLTLIFPTQAMAQVTPDATLGTQVIPNGQLSDVINGGTIKGNNLFHSFSEFNINAGRSVYFSNPTDVTNIFTRVTGTNPSIINGTLGVLGNANLFLMNPNGIVFGTGASLDLKGSFLGTTASSINFADGTQFSANSQSVPVLTVSVPIGLGFGSNPAPIRVEGTGHNLRFIPTPKDAFPPFTRETNPQALSVQPGRTLALVGGGISLEGGQLVAEQGRIELGSVGAGQVKINSASTRFTLSYEGVSDFRDIQLSQKSSLDASESNSSGGIYVAGRQVRLADGSVGLVQNLVSSVPGGSINVNASESLEFIGTTADGRIRSSITTETTTSGASGEIKVSTKNLAFQEGGQIVTRTFGAGDSGNVSINASDSVQVLGSSPLNPRFLSSIFVSVNGGSTGNAGDLSISTKRLTATDGAIISTASYSVGAGGDLTVNAETVELIGKDLSFGGPTDLRVGSFNNGDGGSLIVNAQRLTVRDGARVNATTIGQGNAGSVTINTSELVDVSGGTITSSATSPEIRSIINGFNTDPTGKAGSVNINTDRLVVRDKGTVAVANNGPTEAGKLQVNADSILLDNQGSLSATTRLGEGGNIFMQANSLMMRRGSSISATAGGSGNGGNITLNVGAIAQLENSDITANASQGKGGNININTQGIFRSSDSDITASSELGINGIINITSPEIKQESSLQEQPSNFIATDTIVANSCLASRNASRGSFVVTGNGGLPETPNEGTIPYIVTQVQPVSGREERQGRVNREKIQTWKLGDRITEAKQLFITPDGRIVLTAENEDGSIPNPQDLTCH, via the coding sequence ATGAATATGAAGAACTGGTGGCAATTGTATGGGGTGGGATTGCTTACCCTGATTTTTCCGACTCAGGCTATGGCGCAAGTGACTCCGGACGCTACACTTGGAACTCAAGTGATACCGAATGGACAATTAAGTGATGTCATTAATGGTGGCACTATTAAGGGTAATAATTTATTCCACAGCTTTAGTGAATTTAATATTAATGCCGGACGCAGTGTTTACTTCAGTAACCCCACAGATGTTACTAACATCTTCACGCGAGTGACAGGCACAAATCCATCTATTATTAACGGTACATTAGGCGTTTTGGGCAATGCCAATTTATTTTTGATGAATCCGAATGGCATTGTGTTCGGTACGGGTGCAAGCTTGGATTTGAAAGGGTCATTTTTGGGTACAACAGCCAGCAGTATTAACTTTGCTGACGGGACGCAATTTAGTGCCAATTCTCAATCGGTTCCTGTCCTGACAGTTAGCGTTCCTATTGGCTTGGGCTTTGGTAGCAATCCAGCACCTATTAGGGTAGAGGGTACAGGTCATAACCTAAGATTTATTCCGACACCCAAAGATGCTTTCCCACCCTTTACCCGAGAGACGAATCCCCAAGCGTTAAGCGTGCAACCGGGAAGAACGCTGGCGTTGGTTGGAGGGGGTATTTCCTTAGAAGGCGGTCAACTGGTTGCAGAACAAGGACGAATTGAATTGGGAAGTGTTGGCGCAGGTCAGGTCAAGATAAATTCGGCTTCTACTAGATTTACACTTTCTTATGAAGGAGTTTCTGACTTTCGAGATATTCAACTTTCTCAAAAATCCTCTTTAGATGCGAGTGAGTCTAATAGCAGTGGTGGAATTTACGTTGCGGGACGCCAAGTACGACTAGCAGACGGTTCTGTTGGGCTCGTTCAAAACTTAGTCTCTTCAGTACCGGGAGGGAGTATCAATGTTAACGCCTCGGAATCACTGGAATTTATCGGTACAACCGCAGATGGAAGAATTCGCAGTAGTATTACTACTGAAACAACGACATCTGGAGCTAGTGGAGAAATTAAAGTTTCTACCAAAAACTTGGCTTTTCAAGAAGGTGGACAAATCGTCACTAGAACCTTTGGTGCTGGAGATTCTGGCAATGTCAGTATAAATGCTTCAGATTCGGTACAAGTGCTCGGCTCGTCACCTTTGAATCCCCGCTTTCTCAGTAGCATTTTTGTGAGCGTGAATGGTGGTTCTACTGGCAATGCGGGTGATTTAAGTATATCGACTAAGCGGTTAACTGCTACTGATGGAGCCATCATTTCCACTGCATCATATAGTGTTGGAGCGGGAGGAGATTTGACAGTGAATGCTGAGACTGTAGAACTGATTGGCAAAGATCTAAGTTTTGGAGGACCGACTGATTTGAGGGTCGGTAGTTTCAACAATGGAGATGGCGGTAGTTTGATTGTCAATGCTCAACGATTAACAGTTCGAGACGGAGCGAGAGTCAATGCTACGACTATTGGTCAAGGAAATGCTGGAAGTGTTACTATCAATACTTCAGAATTAGTTGATGTGAGTGGTGGCACTATCACGTCGTCTGCAACTTCCCCAGAAATTCGCTCTATTATTAATGGATTTAACACAGATCCTACTGGAAAAGCAGGTAGTGTAAATATTAATACTGACCGTCTGGTTGTTCGAGATAAAGGTACGGTAGCTGTTGCGAATAACGGACCGACAGAGGCGGGTAAACTTCAGGTAAATGCTGACTCTATTCTTTTAGATAATCAAGGATCTCTCTCTGCCACAACCAGATTGGGTGAAGGTGGCAACATATTCATGCAAGCAAATTCCTTGATGATGCGTCGTGGTAGTTCTATTAGCGCCACTGCTGGCGGTTCTGGTAATGGTGGCAACATTACGCTGAATGTGGGAGCTATAGCTCAACTTGAAAACAGCGATATTACCGCGAACGCATCTCAAGGCAAAGGCGGTAATATCAACATTAATACTCAAGGTATCTTCCGCTCTTCTGATAGCGACATTACCGCCTCTAGCGAACTAGGGATTAACGGGATAATTAATATAACCAGTCCCGAGATTAAGCAGGAAAGCTCTCTTCAAGAACAGCCTAGCAATTTTATTGCGACTGATACTATAGTGGCAAATAGCTGTTTGGCTAGCAGAAATGCCTCCCGTGGAAGCTTTGTTGTCACAGGTAATGGTGGTTTGCCAGAAACACCAAATGAGGGCACCATACCTTATATTGTCACGCAAGTGCAACCAGTTTCAGGACGTGAGGAGCGACAAGGACGAGTCAACAGAGAAAAGATTCAGACTTGGAAATTGGGCGATCGCATTACCGAGGCAAAACAGTTATTTATAACTCCTGATGGTCGCATAGTGTTAACAGCCGAAAATGAGGACGGATCTATTCCCAACCCACAAGATCTAACCTGTCATTAG
- a CDS encoding protoglobin domain-containing protein, which translates to MALNPYTFLLTLEKRAGFTDEDKALLQANADWGVKVAPAMTNHFYAYLGRDEEMNKILHTGEERIHRLHETFIQWFQEMFTGIDNWGPAYADRRWKIGLVHVRIGIGPQHVVPAMATVIHEVAKELQVEGQSEALKDSLSRICMIDLAFIEQAYVEVSSAAVLQETGWTEGLFRRLIATGARSM; encoded by the coding sequence ATGGCTTTAAATCCATATACGTTTCTGCTGACATTAGAGAAGCGTGCTGGTTTTACAGATGAAGATAAAGCTTTGCTTCAAGCTAATGCAGATTGGGGAGTCAAAGTTGCTCCAGCTATGACCAATCACTTTTATGCCTACCTCGGACGCGATGAGGAAATGAATAAAATTTTACACACCGGAGAAGAACGCATTCATCGCTTGCATGAAACTTTTATACAATGGTTTCAAGAAATGTTTACGGGTATTGATAATTGGGGTCCTGCCTATGCAGACCGACGCTGGAAAATTGGTTTAGTTCACGTTCGTATTGGAATTGGACCTCAGCACGTTGTACCGGCAATGGCAACAGTCATACATGAAGTAGCCAAAGAGCTACAAGTGGAAGGTCAAAGCGAAGCACTGAAAGATTCTCTCAGTCGTATCTGTATGATTGACTTGGCTTTTATCGAACAAGCTTATGTGGAAGTCTCTTCAGCAGCTGTTCTCCAGGAAACTGGTTGGACAGAAGGTTTATTTAGGCGCTTAATTGCGACTGGCGCACGTTCTATGTAA
- a CDS encoding GTP-binding protein, whose amino-acid sequence MAILRVVVTGGVGAGKTSLIRTISEIEVVDTDKKATDEVRQLKEKTTVALDFGRLTIASNQSLHLYGTPGQLRFDFMWDILIAKAHAYILLVDAHRPEHIRFGRRILSFVNQQVKLPHIIGLTHTDCPDAWDAEDVILALGLLDERTRPPIVSVNATSKPSVAQALIALVQEIGNFYLNTNP is encoded by the coding sequence ATGGCAATTCTACGCGTAGTAGTTACAGGAGGCGTAGGCGCAGGAAAAACGAGTTTGATTCGTACAATCAGTGAAATAGAAGTCGTGGATACCGATAAGAAAGCGACAGATGAAGTGCGACAACTGAAGGAAAAAACTACAGTTGCTTTAGATTTTGGACGACTCACTATTGCATCGAATCAATCGCTCCACCTATATGGTACACCCGGTCAACTGAGGTTTGACTTCATGTGGGATATTCTAATTGCCAAGGCGCATGCTTACATTTTGCTAGTAGATGCTCATCGTCCAGAGCACATAAGATTTGGACGGCGGATACTCAGCTTTGTCAACCAACAAGTGAAACTCCCGCATATCATTGGCTTGACACATACAGATTGTCCGGATGCATGGGATGCAGAAGACGTAATTCTTGCTTTGGGATTGCTAGATGAGCGTACTCGACCGCCAATTGTATCTGTCAACGCGACTAGTAAACCTTCCGTAGCACAAGCTTTGATTGCTCTTGTTCAAGAGATCGGTAACTTTTACCTAAATACTAATCCGTAG
- a CDS encoding DUF6816 family protein, translating into MKIIWACCLILLYLYWGGAAEAGELSEKLANFERWEKLTSVQPAVGDLVYPEWMEGDWEVKSTLSDLAAPLAPDIVTPGFEGNRQYLNKPISFKVRFVKSKLPAIALKAIPTINSKSVAVVADRAFNGLNLARAYLSDAVLSVKVDPKTPNRQITFLRGDRQLVSTISGRATETTGDGKFIGTEVFQQIFKGGGRPFFNVVESTTAYHKLDGLAGSPAIEADQVTAVYLSPQDPNYFSAGSRPVALYRYRLEFFRNSEW; encoded by the coding sequence ATGAAAATTATTTGGGCTTGTTGCTTAATTTTGTTATATCTGTATTGGGGTGGAGCAGCAGAAGCTGGAGAATTATCTGAAAAGTTGGCAAATTTCGAGCGTTGGGAAAAACTAACATCCGTACAACCTGCTGTAGGTGATTTAGTTTACCCAGAATGGATGGAGGGTGATTGGGAGGTGAAAAGCACACTTTCCGATTTAGCTGCACCTTTAGCACCGGACATTGTTACACCCGGATTTGAAGGTAATCGTCAGTACCTCAACAAACCCATAAGTTTCAAAGTACGATTTGTCAAATCAAAATTGCCAGCCATAGCGCTGAAAGCCATTCCCACAATCAATAGCAAGTCAGTCGCAGTTGTAGCGGATAGAGCTTTTAACGGTTTAAATTTGGCACGGGCTTATCTGAGTGATGCTGTGTTATCTGTCAAAGTAGATCCAAAAACTCCCAATCGTCAAATTACTTTTTTGCGTGGCGATCGCCAGCTTGTTTCTACAATTAGTGGACGCGCCACAGAAACGACAGGTGATGGCAAATTCATTGGAACAGAAGTCTTTCAACAAATATTTAAAGGTGGTGGGCGTCCTTTCTTTAATGTTGTTGAATCCACAACTGCATATCACAAATTAGATGGTCTTGCTGGAAGCCCTGCAATAGAAGCAGATCAAGTGACTGCTGTTTACCTGTCACCGCAAGATCCAAATTACTTCAGTGCTGGTTCTCGACCCGTTGCGCTGTATCGGTATCGGCTGGAATTTTTTCGTAACAGTGAGTGGTGA
- a CDS encoding ABC transporter ATP-binding protein produces the protein MANFRDLLNYFRPYWSVGAFSIAATSMYEVIDLVVPYAIGQILNVLSNQPLDKTLQDAIANLSNLIHYPVSKPLELGALLGLIFLATVARAPTQPWLSNWFHWDIALKARHVQSQAAIEKILTLPLEFYDENNPGRIAGRVARGIANHTWTYPEISGQLLPKLFRVLAIFVFIWFVEWRIALLYLISFVAILGFSLKKIQKLIWHDNLLDKYMEDTESRTSEIISNIKTVKAFATEAKELKRQKVRLSRELKLVEFRIHKGYVKLQTWQRSIIQFCVFTLLGLALAATLNGRISLGHFVMTLTLSSMAYAELEPICTLAEIFARRYISMVRFHDFLKEPSGVDSEGLLEEKNVADNPYKFTGKLEFSHVNFGYDRERPVLQDINLLIEPYQTVALVGRSGSGKSTLVKLLLRYFEPQEGKILIDGEDIRTLNVGNYRRRLAIVHQEVDIFNGTLLDNLIYGNPNASFEQVEEACKIARLDEVVQQLPQGYYTVVGERGVRLSGGQRQRVGIARALLVEPDVLVFDEATSSLDYESERSIQLAMRSILGTRTTIIIAHRLSTVREADKIVVLDKGKIVEVGNHHELLRHEGIYHRLHSLQETGELVG, from the coding sequence ATGGCTAATTTTCGAGATCTTCTCAACTACTTTCGTCCCTACTGGTCGGTTGGTGCTTTTAGTATCGCAGCCACCAGTATGTATGAGGTCATCGATCTGGTGGTACCCTATGCTATCGGACAAATTTTAAATGTTTTGTCCAACCAACCATTAGATAAAACACTTCAAGACGCGATCGCAAATTTATCAAACCTGATCCACTACCCAGTAAGCAAACCTTTAGAGTTAGGAGCATTACTGGGTTTAATTTTTCTAGCTACAGTGGCGAGAGCACCAACGCAGCCTTGGTTGAGCAATTGGTTTCACTGGGATATTGCCTTAAAGGCGCGTCACGTTCAGAGCCAAGCAGCCATAGAAAAAATTCTTACCTTACCTTTAGAATTTTATGACGAAAATAACCCCGGACGTATTGCCGGACGAGTAGCAAGAGGAATTGCCAACCACACTTGGACTTACCCTGAAATTTCCGGACAGTTACTTCCCAAGCTGTTTCGAGTGCTAGCTATCTTTGTGTTTATCTGGTTTGTGGAGTGGCGAATCGCTTTACTGTACCTGATTTCCTTTGTGGCGATCTTAGGATTTAGCCTCAAGAAAATACAGAAGTTGATTTGGCACGATAACCTCTTAGATAAGTACATGGAAGATACAGAAAGCCGTACCTCGGAGATTATCAGCAATATCAAAACGGTTAAAGCTTTTGCAACTGAAGCAAAAGAGCTAAAGCGGCAAAAAGTCCGGTTATCCCGCGAATTAAAACTTGTTGAATTCCGCATTCACAAGGGTTATGTCAAACTGCAGACTTGGCAAAGAAGTATTATTCAGTTTTGTGTCTTTACACTCTTGGGTTTGGCTTTAGCCGCAACACTGAACGGGCGAATTAGTCTCGGTCACTTTGTCATGACACTCACGCTGTCTAGCATGGCATACGCTGAATTAGAACCTATTTGCACCTTAGCGGAGATTTTTGCTCGCCGGTACATATCGATGGTACGGTTCCACGATTTTCTGAAAGAACCTTCTGGAGTGGATTCAGAGGGTTTGTTAGAAGAGAAAAATGTTGCAGACAATCCCTATAAATTTACCGGGAAATTAGAGTTTTCTCATGTCAACTTTGGATACGATCGCGAGCGCCCTGTTTTGCAAGACATCAATCTCTTGATTGAGCCATATCAAACAGTCGCGTTGGTAGGGCGTTCTGGTTCTGGTAAATCCACTTTAGTAAAATTGTTGCTGCGGTATTTTGAGCCTCAAGAAGGTAAGATTCTGATTGACGGTGAGGATATTCGCACTCTGAACGTAGGTAACTACAGGCGCAGACTGGCGATCGTTCACCAAGAAGTAGATATTTTCAACGGAACCTTATTGGATAACCTGATTTATGGAAACCCCAATGCTAGTTTCGAGCAAGTTGAAGAAGCGTGCAAAATAGCCAGACTTGATGAAGTTGTACAGCAACTTCCCCAAGGATATTACACAGTTGTAGGAGAGAGAGGCGTGAGGCTCTCTGGGGGTCAGAGACAGCGTGTGGGGATTGCAAGAGCGTTGTTAGTCGAACCAGACGTGCTGGTGTTTGACGAAGCAACCTCCAGTTTGGACTATGAGTCAGAGCGTTCAATTCAGTTAGCGATGCGCTCAATTTTAGGAACTCGCACCACAATCATTATTGCCCACCGATTGAGTACAGTTAGGGAAGCAGACAAGATTGTGGTTTTGGACAAAGGCAAAATAGTAGAAGTTGGAAACCACCACGAACTCCTGCGTCACGAAGGAATTTACCATCGCTTGCACTCCCTGCAAGAGACTGGGGAATTGGTTGGTTAG
- a CDS encoding roadblock/LC7 domain-containing protein, which produces MPLGKILNLLLVALERISAKPAKVTDELQTTEELPSTTTVENTEVSGENVSNLLSLTEAAKSPQSEIFEEKNAIAFSRLQDELHNFVSGSAEVEGAIIISPDGVALASVLLPGMNEERTAAMSASMLSLGERFGHELARGAIDLIVVQGERGYGVLVGRAQEAFLLVLASPAAKQGILFLEIKQAFTKIAHLLN; this is translated from the coding sequence ATGCCTTTGGGCAAAATTCTGAATCTACTGCTAGTAGCACTTGAAAGAATATCAGCTAAGCCTGCAAAAGTAACAGACGAATTGCAAACCACAGAAGAGTTGCCTTCAACCACTACTGTGGAAAATACAGAAGTTAGTGGAGAGAATGTCTCAAATTTGTTATCCTTGACAGAAGCCGCTAAATCCCCTCAATCAGAAATATTTGAGGAAAAAAATGCGATCGCATTTTCTAGACTCCAAGATGAGTTACACAACTTTGTCTCCGGTAGTGCTGAAGTTGAAGGTGCAATTATTATTAGCCCTGATGGCGTGGCGCTAGCTTCTGTGTTATTACCAGGTATGAATGAAGAGCGTACTGCTGCAATGTCAGCATCCATGCTTTCATTAGGGGAACGTTTTGGACACGAACTTGCCCGTGGTGCTATCGATCTGATTGTAGTGCAAGGAGAGCGAGGTTACGGAGTTTTAGTTGGTCGCGCTCAAGAGGCTTTTTTGTTAGTTCTTGCCAGTCCTGCGGCTAAGCAAGGCATACTGTTTCTAGAAATTAAACAAGCATTTACCAAAATAGCCCATTTGTTGAACTAG
- a CDS encoding RpoD/SigA family RNA polymerase sigma factor — MSISTSQLSSLQHTQDSFSRKTDIVGAFLRDIGRIPLLSDEQEINLSKQVQRWMALQSANQKLTVQLKREPTLSEWAVSTNMSEEALLERLREGQQAKQKMIQANLRLVVAIAKKYQRRNLEFLDLVQEGTLGLERGIEKFDPTRGYKLSTYVYWWIRQGITRAIADKGRTIRLPIHMTERLNKIKRIQGELSQKLGRIPTFTEIALASDLQPNQIREYLLSARPPISLDLPIGEEQNTEFQELLEYKGLSPDRYAAQESLRQDLQKLLSKLTPQQREILTLRFGLADGNEFSLEQICRRMGLSRERVRQIEKQALKRLQLQGDKMRGYLAS; from the coding sequence ATGTCTATCTCAACATCTCAACTAAGTTCTCTTCAACACACGCAAGACTCATTTTCTCGTAAAACTGATATAGTAGGCGCTTTTCTTCGAGACATAGGACGCATTCCTCTACTTAGCGACGAACAAGAAATTAACTTAAGCAAACAGGTTCAACGTTGGATGGCTTTGCAGTCCGCAAACCAAAAACTTACCGTTCAATTAAAACGAGAACCGACTCTTTCAGAGTGGGCTGTTTCTACCAATATGAGCGAAGAAGCTCTGCTAGAACGTCTTCGTGAAGGACAACAAGCTAAGCAGAAAATGATTCAGGCGAATCTCAGACTTGTTGTTGCGATCGCTAAAAAGTATCAAAGGCGAAATTTAGAGTTTCTTGACTTAGTTCAAGAAGGAACTTTGGGTTTAGAAAGAGGAATTGAGAAATTCGATCCAACTCGTGGATACAAGCTCTCAACTTATGTTTACTGGTGGATTCGTCAGGGAATTACACGAGCGATCGCAGACAAAGGGCGCACAATCCGATTACCCATTCATATGACGGAGAGGCTCAACAAAATCAAGCGCATTCAGGGTGAGTTATCCCAAAAACTAGGTCGCATTCCTACCTTCACTGAAATTGCCTTAGCATCGGATTTACAACCAAACCAGATTCGCGAATATTTACTATCTGCGCGTCCACCAATTTCTCTAGACTTACCAATAGGAGAAGAGCAAAATACAGAATTTCAGGAGTTACTAGAGTATAAAGGACTTTCACCAGATCGCTATGCGGCTCAAGAATCTCTTCGCCAAGACTTGCAAAAATTATTATCAAAACTGACTCCCCAACAACGAGAAATATTAACCTTGCGTTTTGGTTTAGCAGATGGAAATGAATTTTCTCTAGAACAGATTTGTCGGCGTATGGGTCTTAGTCGCGAACGAGTACGACAGATCGAAAAACAAGCTTTGAAGCGGTTACAGCTACAAGGAGATAAAATGCGCGGCTATTTAGCTAGTTAA
- a CDS encoding DUF4388 domain-containing protein — protein MSLSSSFTDFSLAELFQLIDHGRKSGCLTVCTLPDLQSPMSKSQYFYIWFRQGRVVAAAHHLHGQELISKIVKRGLANWKVIEKVCTDAPTAIPLGLLLKTESLLTAEQLNLLFANQLQKVRELFEIQQGVFKLDSKAALPLEEMTGLSLRATEVALIALRALKNWKALEDVLPNPSSAVKSISHAKPQIRLHACEWQVWEFANGSVSLNAIAAQINQPLALVQQATFRLMLAGLVEEVLTVTSTSNLNDDSLNWDFIENSEMKRQKSKESEALKISTSFLQNLVGFLKSKT, from the coding sequence ATGAGTCTATCTAGTTCTTTTACGGATTTTTCTTTAGCTGAATTGTTCCAACTGATCGACCACGGACGAAAATCTGGTTGTTTAACAGTTTGTACCTTACCAGATCTACAATCTCCCATGTCTAAATCCCAGTATTTCTACATCTGGTTTAGACAAGGAAGAGTGGTAGCGGCTGCTCATCACTTGCACGGTCAGGAGTTAATTTCTAAAATTGTCAAGCGAGGCTTGGCAAATTGGAAAGTTATAGAAAAAGTTTGTACGGATGCTCCTACAGCTATACCTCTTGGGTTACTGCTGAAAACTGAAAGTCTCCTAACAGCCGAGCAACTCAACCTGCTGTTTGCAAACCAATTACAAAAAGTTCGGGAACTTTTTGAAATTCAACAAGGAGTATTTAAACTAGATAGCAAAGCAGCTTTGCCTCTAGAAGAAATGACCGGATTAAGTCTCAGAGCAACGGAAGTGGCTCTGATAGCTTTAAGAGCATTAAAAAACTGGAAAGCACTAGAAGATGTTTTGCCAAATCCCAGTTCAGCTGTCAAAAGTATTTCTCACGCTAAACCACAAATTCGCTTGCACGCTTGTGAATGGCAGGTATGGGAATTCGCTAATGGGAGTGTTTCTTTAAATGCGATCGCAGCCCAAATCAATCAACCTCTTGCTTTAGTTCAACAAGCGACTTTCCGGCTCATGCTTGCGGGTTTAGTGGAAGAAGTTCTCACAGTGACATCAACATCAAACTTAAATGATGACTCTTTGAATTGGGACTTCATCGAAAATTCTGAAATGAAACGCCAAAAATCAAAGGAATCGGAAGCACTCAAAATCAGCACTTCATTTTTGCAAAATCTAGTTGGTTTTTTAAAGAGCAAAACTTGA